From Erigeron canadensis isolate Cc75 chromosome 8, C_canadensis_v1, whole genome shotgun sequence, one genomic window encodes:
- the LOC122579351 gene encoding VQ motif-containing protein 9: MEKSCHSSGQEESSPINPNNNNTISTNNNNQNNSKDNFLKHIHKLSHKISKPPLNHHHQNNNQVQHLPLILDQETRNESQPSDFNLHQNPQQQHQPPVYNVSKSDFRDVVQKLTGSPAHERPVQQPVQPVKPQSSRLQRIRPPPLEQIGNRPPSSSSLNPNFRPVNGSFFPGQRPLSPLPPLPSVHATAESPISAYLRGFQMNVTGFNPPPPPPASDFPAPSSPLPFGCLNSPKSQFPMLSPGFPFGFQQLTPLSPTPPAPSPRWKAV; the protein is encoded by the coding sequence ATGGAAAAAAGCTGTCATTCATCTGGGCAAGAAGAATCTTCTCCTATAAAccctaacaataataatactattagcacaaataataataatcaaaataatagtaaggataattttttgaaacatattcataaattatctcacaaaatatcaaaacccccattaaatcatcatcatcaaaataataatcaagTACAACATCTACCGTTGATTTTGGATCAAGAGACTAGGAATGAATCTCAGCCGTCCGATTTTAATCTTCATCAAAAtccacaacaacaacatcagCCACCGGTTTATAATGTAAGCAAAAGTGATTTCCGTGATGTTGTACAAAAACTGACCGGTTCGCCGGCTCATGAACGTCCGGTTCAACAACCGGTTCAGCCGGTTAAGCCACAAAGCTCACGTTTACAACGAATCAGACCGCCGCCGCTGGAACAGATCGGAAACCGTCCACCGTCTTCGTCGTCGTTAAACCCTAACTTCCGTCCGGTCAACGGTAGCTTCTTCCCTGGTCAACGGCCTCTTTCGCCGTTGCCGCCGTTACCGTCGGTACATGCGACGGCGGAATCTCCGATCTCTGCTTACTTGCGTGGTTTTCAGATGAACGTCACTGGATTCAATCCGCCTCCACCGCCGCCAGCATCGGATTTTCCGGCGCCGTCGTCGCCGTTGCCGTTTGGCTGCTTGAATTCGCCGAAATCTCAGTTTCCGATGTTATCGCCAGGATTTCCGTTCGGATTTCAACAGTTAACGCCGCTGTCACCGACACCGCCGGCGCCAAGCCCTAGATGGAAAGCAGTCTGA
- the LOC122611090 gene encoding 14-3-3 protein 2, translating to MSTPTAREEHVYMSKLSEQAERYEEMVQFMEKVVTSLSETEELTVEERNLLSVAYKNVIGARRASWRIISSIEQKEESRGNEDHVKAIKEYRAKIEKELNEICDGILKLIDAKLVPNASNGDSKVFYLKMKGDYHRYLAEFKTGEDRKESAESTLNAYKAAQDIANTELASTHPIRLGLALNFSVFYYEILNSSDRACSLAKQAFDEAIAELDTLGEDSYKDSTLIMQLLRDNLTLWTSDMQDEGADEIKEAATKQNEDQKE from the exons ATGTCAACCCCGACGGCGCGTGAGGAACACGTCTACATGTCAAAGCTCTCAGAACAAGCGGAGCGTTACGAAGAAATGGTCCAATTCATGGAAAAAGTAGTCACATCGCTTTCCGAAACCGAAGAGCTCACCGTCGAGGAACGAAACCTGTTATCCGTGGCGTACAAGAACGTGATCGGCGCTCGACGCGCGTCGTGGCGAATAATATCATCAATTGAACAAAAGGAAGAATCTAGAGGAAATGAGGATCATGTGAAAGCGATCAAAGAGTATAGGGCGAAAATTGAAAAGGAATTGAATGAAATATGTGATGGAATATTGAAATTGATTGATGCGAAATTGGTGCCGAATGCGAGTAATGGCGATTCGAAAGTGttttatttgaaaatgaaaGGGGATTATCATAGGTATCTGGCTGAGTTTAAGACTGGTGAGGATAGGAAAGAGTCTGCTGAAAGTACTCTTAATGCTTATAAAGCTGCTCAG GATATTGCAAACACTGAACTCGCCTCGACACATCCAATCCGTCTAGGACTGGCTCTTAACTTCTCAGTCTTTTACTATGAGATTTTAAACTCTTCAGACCGTGCTTGCAGTCTCGCCAAACAG GCTTTTGATGAAGCAATTGCTGAGTTGGATACCTTGGGCGAGGACTCCTACAAGGATAGCACTTTGATCATGCAACTTCTTCGTGACAACCTTACTTTGTGGACATCTGATATGCAG GACGAGGGAGCCGATGAAATAAAGGAAGCAGCCACCAAGCAAAATGAAGACCAAAAGGAATGA
- the LOC122580249 gene encoding serine/threonine-protein kinase pakF → MSSLFMSSSKSKLKSKSSSGGLSSSSGGGRYDKTTRSSAAESDISSFSSTTHRNNNAITITKKSSKTKSANLNLTGMVNKLIMEKKSSSSLSKASAKGKREFTGNDITNYKNNNNIGLVGLMHKKLFGDKKALISNNNSSRSLGMVLKSERELLNVNKEQEELIIQLNSLLVQKNTEIDKLKDLCLKQREEINSLKTAILFPPQDHHHHHHKELSSSSSSSSMSLQMQVTSLTNQLHSLAHDLAQVKADKYSVQGSYDDGLVTSSNLTHDQEEASNSLEFSTTPGSPDDMFLNDLNPCLTPYAKSKSKDFGYIESHSSSYNSTRCHEVGFGSHGRKL, encoded by the exons ATGTCTTCTTTATTTATgtcttcatcaaaatcaaaattaaaatcaaaatcatcatcaggGGGATTAAGCAGTAGTAGCGGCGGCGGTCGTTATGATAAGACCACTAGATCTTCAGCTGCTGAATCAGacatttcttctttctcatctACTACCCACCGAAACAACAACGCCATAACAATTACAAAGAAATCGTCGAAAACGAAATCGGCTAATTTGAATCTGACCGGTATGGTTAACAAATTAATTATGGAAAagaaatcttcttcttctttatcaAAAGCATCAGCCAAAGGAAAGAGGGAATTCACAGGGAATgatataactaattataaaaataataataatattggtCTTGTTGGATTAATGCATAAGAAGCTGTTTGGTGATAAAAAGGCATtgattagtaataataatagtagtaggAGTTTGGGGATGGTTTTAAAAAGTGAGAGGGAGCTTCTGAATGTTAATAAAGAACAGGAGGAACTTATTATCCAACTCAACTCTCTCCTTGTTCAGAAAAATACTGag ATTGATAAGTTGAAAGATCTGTGTTTGAAACAAAGGGAAGAGATTAACTCATTGAAAACTGCTATTCTCTTCCCTCCTCaagaccaccaccaccaccaccacaaggAGTTGTCGTCTTCATCGTCTTCTTCGTCTATGTCTCTACAGATGCAAGTTACTTCTCTCACCAACCAACTTCACTCCCTTGCGCACGATCTCGCACAG GTGAAAGCGGACAAATATTCGGTTCAAGGATCCTATGATGATGGTCTTGTGACCTCTTCTAATTTAACACATGACCAGGAAGAAGCATCCAACTCCCTG GAGTTTAGCACTACCCCTGGCAGTCCAGATGACATGTTCTTAAATGATTTAAATCCTTGCTTAACACCTTATGCCAAGTCTAAGTCTAAG GACTTTGGATACATTGAATCCCATTCTTCATCATACAACAGTACAAGGTGTCATGAGGTTGGCTTTGGCTCTCATGGTAGAAAGCTCTGA